A region of Nitrospirota bacterium DNA encodes the following proteins:
- a CDS encoding phosphoadenosine phosphosulfate reductase family protein, which yields MDIREKSVLKNMSLDQNIEQSKKIIREALDRFGHENVAVAWTGGKDSTTMLWLFREVCREMSLPLPKCMFIDEGDVFDEIWAVVNKLKSEWNVNVIVNKNTDVASRAKKLGDVIKTKDLNERNKKELATLKFSDEEFSFEPESFVGNHLMKTVPMKLFIENNGIRALATAIRWDEQDARVEETYFSPRANPEHTRIHPILHFSERDIWTNIQKKKIPFCSLYYQGYRSLGARCSTKKFSDIPAWEQDLENTTERGGRGQDKEAIMGQLRELGYM from the coding sequence ATGGATATCCGGGAGAAAAGCGTCCTCAAAAACATGAGTCTTGATCAGAATATCGAACAATCCAAAAAGATTATCCGGGAAGCGCTCGACCGATTCGGCCATGAGAATGTAGCCGTCGCATGGACCGGAGGGAAGGATAGCACCACGATGCTCTGGCTGTTCAGAGAGGTATGCCGTGAGATGTCTCTGCCTCTTCCCAAATGCATGTTTATCGATGAAGGAGACGTGTTTGACGAGATATGGGCCGTTGTGAACAAGCTTAAATCAGAATGGAACGTGAACGTCATCGTCAATAAAAATACGGATGTAGCGAGCAGGGCCAAGAAGCTCGGCGATGTCATAAAAACGAAGGACCTCAATGAGCGGAACAAAAAGGAATTGGCTACATTAAAATTCAGCGATGAAGAATTTTCTTTTGAGCCCGAATCCTTTGTGGGGAACCATCTTATGAAAACCGTACCGATGAAGCTCTTTATCGAAAATAACGGTATTCGAGCCCTTGCGACGGCGATTCGATGGGACGAACAGGATGCCAGGGTGGAAGAAACGTATTTCAGCCCGAGAGCAAACCCTGAACATACGAGAATTCATCCTATCCTCCACTTCAGTGAGAGGGATATCTGGACCAACATCCAGAAGAAAAAAATACCGTTCTGCAGCCTGTATTACCAGGGTTACCGTTCACTCGGCGCCCGATGCTCAACAAAAAAATTCTCGGACATTCCCGCATGGGAACAGGACCTCGAAAATACGACGGAACGCGGCGGCAGGGGACAGGACAAGGAAGCGATCATGGGCCAGTTGAGGGAACTGGGCTATATGTAG
- a CDS encoding alkaline phosphatase family protein: MKKKVVIIGLDGVPYSLVDLFTSQGIMPQFREIISNGFFRKMETSLPEVSSVAWASFMTGKNPGEHGIFGFFELKDGTYDIYFPNYNDVKSAPFWEDTGVPSVVLNVPQTYPARPLNGVMTSGFVALDLKKATYPDSAYKYLSEIGYKIDVNSTLAKNDIPAFFNDLDKTFEKRRQAINHFFDNEKWQIFVGTITETDRLHHFFYDSAVEQGKFHREFIHFYKQMDEFLGEIYRKAKQENALFITCSDHGFTPIKTEVYLNRWLMQEGYLEIADKEKGIESITGTSAAFCLDPSRIYIHLQGKYPKGCVATGGYEQMRRELKQKLLALSYEGDPVVKEVYFKEEIFRGPYAGKGPDLYALPHYGFDLKGAFNKTALFGRSHFTGMHTHDDAHFFSSEEAYSDIMKIEEIAPAVCRYMNGN, translated from the coding sequence ATGAAGAAAAAGGTTGTGATTATCGGCCTGGACGGTGTTCCGTATAGCCTCGTGGACCTGTTTACCAGTCAGGGAATAATGCCTCAATTCCGGGAAATAATAAGCAATGGTTTTTTCCGGAAAATGGAGACGTCTTTGCCCGAAGTGTCCTCTGTCGCGTGGGCTTCGTTTATGACGGGGAAAAATCCGGGAGAACACGGCATCTTCGGGTTTTTTGAGCTTAAAGACGGAACTTATGATATATATTTTCCCAATTACAACGATGTCAAGTCTGCCCCGTTCTGGGAAGATACGGGCGTCCCTTCGGTCGTTCTAAATGTACCCCAGACATATCCTGCTCGACCGCTGAACGGCGTGATGACCAGCGGATTTGTAGCGCTTGACCTGAAAAAGGCCACTTATCCGGACAGCGCATACAAATATCTGAGCGAAATCGGGTATAAAATCGACGTCAATTCGACACTCGCGAAGAATGATATTCCGGCATTCTTTAATGATCTGGACAAGACTTTCGAGAAAAGGCGGCAAGCCATCAACCATTTTTTCGATAACGAAAAATGGCAGATATTCGTGGGCACGATAACGGAGACCGACAGGCTCCACCACTTTTTCTACGACAGCGCAGTGGAACAGGGGAAATTCCACCGTGAATTCATTCATTTCTACAAGCAGATGGATGAATTTCTCGGAGAGATATACAGGAAGGCAAAACAAGAGAACGCTCTTTTCATCACCTGCTCCGACCATGGCTTCACCCCGATAAAAACCGAGGTGTATCTCAACCGATGGCTGATGCAGGAAGGTTATCTTGAAATCGCGGACAAGGAAAAGGGGATCGAGAGCATTACCGGGACATCCGCTGCATTCTGTCTTGATCCCTCCAGGATATATATACATCTTCAGGGAAAGTATCCGAAGGGTTGTGTGGCTACGGGGGGGTACGAGCAGATGCGCCGGGAGCTGAAGCAGAAACTGCTGGCCCTGTCCTACGAAGGTGATCCTGTCGTAAAAGAGGTTTACTTCAAGGAGGAGATATTCAGGGGACCGTACGCGGGGAAAGGCCCCGATCTCTATGCTCTTCCGCACTACGGTTTCGATCTGAAGGGCGCCTTCAACAAAACGGCTCTGTTCGGCAGGAGCCACTTCACGGGGATGCATACGCACGATGACGCTCACTTCTTCAGTTCGGAAGAAGCTTACTCAGACATCATGAAAATCGAAGAAATTGCACCGGCTGTATGCCGGTATATGAACGGGAACTGA
- a CDS encoding SDR family NAD(P)-dependent oxidoreductase translates to MPVYERELIPDLIAITMVIQMNPDSGKSRTFQIIALTPPGTADPSVAIAASRAGHLGILDLEFVEDPVVALEAIRKMSRHAGKSIGIKLNADDDRLIRAISVNIPDNVSVVVLTTAKTEGLRACIETCCANNRSVVLEVTSLAQAMAGSEAGVDGLLVKGNEAGGFVGEKTAFVLMQQIVKALTLPVWVQGGIGLHTAAACYSAGANGVVLDFQLSLLRESSLPESVKRVITRMDGTETVCIGDKDSFFRLYKRPGAAPHQVQKVASSVDRDVMEQESVTALRFSSRGRISWNETAEAVWPIGQDAAFAALFAKKYGSVGALLKALAESVRDHVRAAKIAGILQEGSPLAKSHATAYPIVQGPMARVSDNAAFLAKVADAGALPFVAISQMRPQEISFLLGEVSGLFGDRPWGVGLLGFIESEHFNAQLKAIEPFSPKFAVVAGGLPNQVALLESKGMRTYVHVPSPAILEMFIDAGVRRFIFEGNECGGHIGPRSGYVLWETMIENLLDKFKEGRTPGEFHLLFAGGIHDSVSAAAVAAMAAPLARSGAKVGIQMGTAYLFTKEITETAAIASGYQKNALRCSGTRVLETSHGHALRCCDTPFAGVFAEKKKQLADEKQPQEQMRSGLEKLVVGRSRVAAKGLIVNPAYGKGTGENYLISVNDDQQKAEGLYLIGQLAALRDEVFTIRELHRATTGEAVQRLQTLEEPEAIPVNRDRKSVDVAIVGMSCCFPKAKNLREYWENVLRKVEAISEIPSNRWDWKAYFDKDKKARDKIYARWGGFLDDMPFDPTKYGIPPSSLNAIEPVHLMTLEMVGAALRDAGYEGKEFTRDRTSVIIGTGAGIGELGQKYVMRSTLPMVFEIDSDEVMNRFKEWTEDTFPGILMNVLAGRVANRFNLGGVNYTIDAACASSLAALYDASRELETGSSDMVIVGGVDACQSPFTYTCFSKTNALSPTGKCKVFDEKADGTVISEGLAFLILKRLEDAERDGDRIYAVLKSVAGSSDGRGMGMTAPRVEGQMLAMKRAYDKAGFSPATVELFEAHGTGTVVGDLVEAESATRLLQESGAAPQNCAIGSVKSMIGHTKGAAGLAGVIKAALSLYHKVLPPTMGVDKPNPKLDFLNGPLYINTEVRPWVGDGSSVRRAGVSAFGFGGTNFHAVLEQYKGRIESDRSAADAWPAELFLWEGQSKDEIIAAVQSLEQALAAGARPLLRDIAFTLWELFREKTKKRGSDTSRLAIVASSPDDLKEKLSAVARSLNDVNCAAVSDQKGIFYSSGPSVGPGKIAFLFPGQGSQYPNMLKEVSVLFPEVLDAFERANAALKERFPGKLSSLVFPPPRFSSEHEAEQRKNLAETNVAQPALAAASRGMLNLLKKMSLRPDMTAGHSYGEYPALSAAGVFGEDTLYTLSEARGRFIIEAAKGSDLGAMAAVKANAAQLKDIIAAIQGVVIANINSPRQTVISGEKAAVEKAISVLKDRQIHAQLLPVSGAFHSPAVAPAKELFSNYLETVELSSPAIEVFSNTSAAPHGSSVQEIRACLSEHMVKPVEFVREIEAMYERGARTFIEVGPGSVLTNLAKQILDNRTFLAVATDAQGQPPLAQLLKTLGQLAVNRVPLTIGPLFRGRATRHLALNDLEAEGREEYSATTWLVNGAGVRQPSTQMKKREERTYDGIYRLRERRLGRGMQKEALRHMPMKESSQALPQNSEVQTNTSTIPAANAAFSDQLSAGGADEMVMRQYQELMTRFLETQKSVMMAYLQGASTALPAPAPGLTAIQPDNGDQTLLQSAAARSKAPEFIPRLVQSPDVHGSFSPSVKEPVAAAAPGNGGSAGSAAANGNLEKELLRVAGEKTGYPAEMLDLDLDIEADLGIDSIKRVEIMGAFIKSLPQAEQEKLQPVMEELTRLKTFRTILEKASQAAVADRVQCNTRTVVAPNNGEPSYSMPDERGNEFVPRCILEMVPTPASKQTLNVPADGVFIVTGDSRGVAGVLAGEIKKAGGRAIVLRQAGGEWKDDGQSMTADLTDPSAVREAVESVRREFGRVVGLIHAAPLGTSSALGALSLKEWKAGLKNDVKSFFYLAKTLGPDLRYAGKKQGAWIMAATALAGYPKENGTSSAGHAGLAGMLKTLAQEWPEVLCRTVHLDASAPAAVLSDWLLQEMTVREGAVEVLYRGDERMTYRSVAAPLPEKLDDRMQIKKDWVILITGGASGITSEVAQEIAVNYKPTLLLAGRSALPADESRDTAGLTAPRDIKEVLIRRVEASGKKATPAEIEAAYARLMKDREILRNLETLRETGSTVHYFQVDVRDEERFSNLITKIYQTFGRLDGIVHGAGIVEDKLLEDKQPDSFDRVFDTKTESAFILSRAIRAESLKFIVFFTSVAGCFGNRGQSDYAAANEIVNKLAIYFDMQWSGRVVAINWGPWRKIGMVSPALEIQFAERGIQLIPPAIGCRMLLDELKYGQKGIAEIVIGNGPWMK, encoded by the coding sequence ATGCCGGTATATGAACGGGAACTGATTCCCGATCTTATTGCCATAACCATGGTGATTCAAATGAACCCGGACAGTGGAAAAAGTAGAACCTTTCAAATCATCGCCCTTACCCCCCCGGGAACGGCTGATCCGTCCGTCGCGATTGCCGCGAGCAGGGCCGGGCACCTCGGGATACTGGATCTTGAGTTCGTTGAAGACCCGGTGGTCGCTCTTGAAGCCATACGGAAAATGTCGCGTCATGCCGGAAAAAGCATCGGCATTAAATTGAACGCGGACGATGACCGGCTTATAAGGGCGATATCCGTAAACATACCCGACAATGTGTCGGTTGTAGTCCTGACGACCGCAAAAACGGAGGGCCTGCGCGCCTGTATCGAGACGTGCTGTGCGAACAACCGCTCGGTGGTCCTCGAGGTGACCTCTCTTGCGCAAGCAATGGCTGGTTCAGAAGCAGGCGTGGACGGGCTGCTCGTAAAGGGTAATGAAGCGGGAGGGTTTGTCGGGGAAAAGACGGCCTTCGTACTCATGCAGCAGATCGTCAAGGCTCTGACCCTGCCGGTCTGGGTTCAGGGTGGGATCGGTCTGCATACGGCGGCTGCCTGTTACAGTGCTGGCGCCAACGGCGTAGTGCTTGACTTCCAGCTTTCCCTGTTGCGGGAGTCTTCCTTGCCTGAAAGCGTCAAGCGAGTTATCACCCGAATGGACGGTACCGAGACGGTGTGCATCGGAGATAAAGATTCCTTCTTTCGACTCTATAAGCGTCCCGGAGCCGCACCTCACCAGGTTCAGAAGGTAGCTTCTTCTGTTGATCGTGACGTCATGGAACAGGAATCCGTTACCGCCCTGCGTTTCTCGTCCCGCGGCCGTATTTCATGGAATGAGACCGCCGAGGCAGTCTGGCCGATCGGGCAGGATGCCGCGTTTGCGGCGCTGTTCGCAAAAAAGTATGGATCCGTCGGCGCTCTTTTGAAAGCACTCGCAGAATCCGTTCGCGACCATGTCCGAGCGGCAAAAATAGCGGGCATTCTTCAGGAGGGATCACCGCTGGCCAAGTCCCATGCGACGGCGTATCCGATCGTGCAGGGTCCGATGGCGCGCGTAAGCGACAACGCCGCCTTCCTGGCAAAAGTCGCCGATGCCGGCGCCCTGCCTTTCGTGGCCATCTCTCAAATGCGGCCACAGGAAATCTCTTTTTTGCTGGGCGAGGTCAGCGGTCTTTTCGGGGATCGTCCCTGGGGAGTCGGGCTGCTCGGGTTCATCGAGAGCGAACATTTCAACGCACAGTTGAAAGCAATTGAGCCTTTTTCTCCGAAATTCGCCGTTGTTGCCGGCGGACTCCCGAACCAGGTCGCATTGCTCGAATCAAAAGGGATGCGGACCTACGTCCATGTCCCGTCTCCCGCCATTCTGGAAATGTTTATCGACGCCGGAGTGCGGCGGTTCATTTTCGAAGGGAATGAATGCGGCGGGCACATAGGGCCCAGGTCCGGCTACGTGCTATGGGAGACCATGATCGAAAACCTGCTGGACAAATTCAAGGAAGGCCGCACGCCCGGGGAATTCCATCTCCTCTTTGCCGGCGGTATTCACGATTCAGTGTCCGCTGCGGCCGTTGCTGCAATGGCCGCGCCGCTTGCCAGGTCCGGGGCAAAGGTCGGCATCCAGATGGGAACTGCCTACCTTTTTACCAAAGAGATCACCGAGACGGCGGCCATCGCGAGCGGGTACCAGAAGAACGCCCTCCGCTGTTCCGGGACCCGGGTGCTTGAAACCAGCCATGGTCATGCCCTGCGCTGCTGCGATACCCCGTTTGCCGGAGTGTTCGCGGAGAAAAAGAAACAGCTCGCCGACGAAAAACAGCCGCAGGAACAAATGCGGTCCGGCCTTGAAAAGCTTGTTGTCGGAAGATCGCGCGTTGCTGCAAAGGGCCTTATTGTGAATCCGGCCTACGGGAAGGGGACAGGCGAGAACTATCTCATCAGCGTGAACGATGACCAGCAGAAGGCAGAAGGTCTTTATCTTATCGGTCAGCTCGCAGCGCTCCGGGACGAAGTATTCACGATCCGGGAACTGCACCGGGCGACAACCGGCGAAGCGGTGCAGCGATTGCAAACCCTTGAAGAACCAGAAGCGATCCCTGTAAATCGGGACCGGAAATCCGTCGATGTCGCGATTGTCGGCATGTCCTGCTGCTTTCCGAAAGCGAAGAACCTCCGCGAGTACTGGGAAAATGTGCTCCGCAAGGTCGAGGCGATCAGTGAAATACCTTCAAATCGGTGGGACTGGAAGGCCTACTTTGACAAGGACAAAAAAGCCCGCGACAAGATATATGCTCGCTGGGGCGGCTTTCTCGACGACATGCCCTTCGACCCGACTAAATACGGGATTCCACCCAGCTCGCTTAATGCCATCGAGCCGGTGCATTTGATGACCCTCGAGATGGTCGGCGCTGCATTGCGGGACGCGGGTTACGAGGGGAAAGAATTTACCCGCGACCGGACGTCGGTCATAATCGGGACCGGGGCCGGCATCGGGGAGTTGGGCCAGAAGTACGTCATGCGTTCCACGCTGCCGATGGTCTTCGAGATAGATTCCGACGAGGTCATGAACCGGTTCAAAGAATGGACCGAAGACACCTTCCCGGGCATCCTGATGAACGTTCTGGCCGGACGCGTTGCCAACCGTTTTAACCTCGGGGGGGTCAACTATACGATCGACGCTGCCTGCGCCTCGTCCCTTGCCGCGCTCTACGATGCATCAAGGGAATTGGAGACCGGAAGCAGTGATATGGTGATCGTCGGAGGAGTGGACGCCTGCCAGAGCCCATTCACGTACACCTGCTTCAGTAAGACCAACGCTCTTTCCCCGACGGGCAAATGCAAAGTATTTGATGAAAAGGCGGACGGGACGGTAATCAGTGAGGGACTTGCTTTCCTGATACTGAAACGACTTGAAGACGCGGAACGGGACGGGGACCGCATTTACGCGGTGCTGAAATCCGTCGCCGGTTCCAGCGACGGACGCGGCATGGGCATGACCGCTCCCCGGGTCGAAGGACAGATGCTGGCCATGAAGAGGGCCTATGACAAGGCCGGATTCTCGCCGGCAACGGTTGAGCTTTTTGAGGCCCACGGAACGGGCACGGTCGTCGGCGACCTCGTGGAGGCTGAATCGGCAACGCGGTTGCTTCAGGAGAGCGGAGCGGCTCCGCAGAACTGCGCGATTGGATCGGTAAAATCGATGATCGGTCATACCAAAGGGGCTGCGGGGCTTGCCGGAGTTATCAAAGCAGCCCTCTCTCTCTACCACAAGGTGCTCCCCCCGACGATGGGAGTCGACAAGCCAAATCCCAAGCTCGATTTTCTGAACGGGCCTCTTTATATCAATACTGAAGTCCGCCCCTGGGTCGGGGATGGCAGCAGCGTGCGCCGTGCTGGCGTAAGCGCGTTCGGTTTCGGAGGAACCAACTTCCATGCTGTTCTCGAACAGTATAAAGGCCGGATCGAATCCGACCGGTCTGCCGCCGACGCCTGGCCCGCAGAGCTTTTTCTCTGGGAGGGACAATCGAAAGACGAGATCATTGCCGCGGTGCAATCCCTCGAACAGGCCCTCGCTGCGGGAGCCCGCCCTCTCCTGCGCGACATCGCCTTCACCCTGTGGGAGCTGTTCAGGGAAAAGACAAAAAAGAGAGGTAGCGATACATCGCGTCTTGCGATTGTGGCTTCATCTCCCGATGACCTGAAAGAGAAACTCTCAGCCGTTGCCCGGTCCCTGAATGACGTCAACTGCGCCGCTGTTTCCGACCAGAAGGGGATTTTCTATTCCAGCGGACCGTCCGTCGGTCCGGGTAAAATAGCATTCCTTTTCCCCGGCCAGGGTTCCCAGTATCCGAACATGCTCAAGGAAGTCTCGGTACTTTTCCCCGAGGTGCTCGACGCCTTTGAACGGGCAAATGCGGCGCTGAAGGAACGGTTCCCCGGGAAGCTGAGCAGCCTTGTGTTCCCCCCTCCGCGCTTCAGTTCCGAGCACGAAGCAGAGCAGAGAAAAAACCTGGCGGAGACGAACGTCGCGCAGCCCGCGCTCGCTGCGGCAAGCCGCGGGATGCTGAACCTCCTCAAAAAAATGTCTTTGCGGCCCGATATGACAGCCGGTCATAGTTACGGTGAGTATCCGGCCCTGTCCGCAGCCGGCGTCTTTGGCGAGGACACACTGTACACCCTTTCGGAAGCGCGGGGTCGTTTCATCATCGAGGCCGCAAAGGGGAGCGACCTGGGCGCCATGGCCGCGGTGAAGGCAAACGCCGCACAGTTGAAAGATATTATCGCGGCCATTCAGGGCGTTGTGATCGCAAACATCAACTCTCCCCGCCAGACCGTTATCTCCGGGGAAAAGGCCGCAGTCGAGAAGGCGATCTCCGTTCTGAAAGACCGGCAGATCCACGCTCAGCTTCTGCCTGTTTCAGGTGCGTTTCATTCACCGGCAGTCGCCCCGGCAAAAGAACTCTTCTCGAATTATCTGGAAACCGTCGAATTATCTTCCCCTGCCATCGAGGTTTTTTCCAATACATCGGCGGCGCCTCACGGCTCCTCCGTTCAGGAAATCCGAGCTTGTCTTTCCGAGCATATGGTAAAGCCCGTCGAATTTGTCCGCGAGATAGAGGCAATGTACGAGAGAGGCGCGCGGACCTTCATCGAAGTGGGACCCGGAAGCGTTCTCACCAACCTGGCGAAACAGATCCTTGACAACAGGACGTTCCTGGCAGTGGCGACCGACGCCCAGGGGCAGCCCCCTCTTGCCCAGCTGCTGAAAACACTCGGACAGCTTGCCGTTAATCGCGTGCCCCTGACCATTGGACCGCTCTTCCGGGGCCGTGCTACCCGACACCTTGCTCTCAATGACCTTGAGGCCGAAGGCAGGGAAGAATATTCCGCCACAACCTGGCTGGTCAATGGAGCGGGAGTCAGGCAGCCGTCGACGCAGATGAAAAAGCGGGAGGAAAGAACGTACGATGGGATCTATAGGCTGCGCGAGAGACGGCTTGGCCGCGGAATGCAAAAGGAGGCATTACGACACATGCCCATGAAAGAATCCTCTCAAGCACTGCCACAGAATTCTGAAGTGCAAACGAATACGTCGACTATACCCGCAGCGAATGCAGCGTTCAGCGATCAACTTTCCGCGGGCGGCGCTGACGAAATGGTGATGCGCCAGTACCAGGAGCTGATGACGCGTTTTCTTGAAACGCAGAAGAGCGTGATGATGGCCTATCTCCAGGGCGCGTCGACGGCCCTTCCCGCGCCAGCCCCGGGTCTGACTGCCATTCAACCTGACAACGGAGATCAGACGCTTCTGCAGTCTGCCGCGGCAAGATCCAAGGCTCCGGAATTCATCCCCCGTCTGGTTCAGTCGCCGGATGTGCACGGATCTTTTTCTCCATCGGTAAAGGAACCTGTGGCTGCCGCAGCCCCGGGAAACGGCGGGTCTGCCGGGAGCGCTGCAGCGAACGGCAATCTCGAGAAAGAACTGCTCCGGGTTGCCGGGGAGAAGACCGGTTATCCCGCGGAGATGCTGGACCTCGACCTCGATATAGAAGCGGACCTGGGGATCGATTCGATCAAGCGCGTCGAAATCATGGGCGCGTTCATCAAGAGCCTGCCGCAGGCCGAGCAGGAGAAGCTGCAGCCGGTCATGGAAGAACTCACCAGGCTCAAGACCTTCAGGACGATCCTGGAAAAAGCATCACAGGCGGCAGTTGCAGACCGGGTCCAATGCAACACGCGTACAGTCGTTGCGCCGAATAACGGTGAGCCGAGTTATTCAATGCCGGATGAACGCGGCAACGAATTCGTTCCGAGATGCATTCTGGAAATGGTTCCGACCCCCGCTTCGAAACAGACACTGAATGTTCCCGCCGATGGTGTATTCATAGTGACCGGGGACAGCCGCGGTGTGGCCGGAGTTCTGGCGGGAGAGATAAAAAAAGCGGGAGGCCGTGCAATCGTCCTGCGGCAAGCGGGCGGAGAGTGGAAAGACGACGGACAGTCAATGACTGCGGATCTGACCGACCCGTCCGCGGTCCGGGAAGCAGTAGAATCCGTCCGCCGCGAATTCGGACGGGTCGTCGGTCTCATCCACGCGGCACCTCTCGGCACATCGTCGGCTCTGGGCGCACTGAGCCTGAAGGAATGGAAGGCCGGCCTGAAGAATGATGTCAAGAGCTTCTTTTACCTGGCAAAGACCCTCGGCCCGGACCTCAGGTATGCGGGGAAAAAGCAGGGGGCCTGGATCATGGCGGCCACGGCTTTGGCCGGATACCCGAAAGAGAATGGCACCTCGTCCGCGGGCCACGCCGGACTGGCGGGCATGCTCAAGACCCTGGCCCAGGAATGGCCGGAAGTCTTATGCAGGACAGTTCATCTCGACGCGTCCGCGCCGGCTGCTGTTTTGAGTGATTGGCTGCTGCAGGAGATGACTGTGCGGGAAGGCGCCGTGGAAGTGCTGTACCGCGGCGACGAGCGCATGACGTACCGGTCCGTGGCCGCGCCGCTGCCGGAAAAATTAGACGATCGGATGCAGATCAAAAAAGACTGGGTCATCCTGATCACCGGCGGCGCTTCGGGTATTACGTCGGAAGTTGCACAGGAAATCGCGGTAAACTATAAACCGACGCTGCTTCTCGCGGGAAGATCGGCTCTCCCGGCTGATGAATCGCGGGACACGGCCGGGCTGACCGCGCCGCGGGATATAAAAGAGGTGCTCATACGCCGGGTGGAGGCGTCGGGGAAAAAAGCAACGCCCGCCGAGATCGAAGCGGCATATGCCCGCCTGATGAAGGACCGGGAAATCCTGAGAAACCTTGAGACGCTTCGAGAGACGGGCTCGACCGTGCATTACTTTCAGGTCGACGTACGGGATGAAGAACGATTCAGCAACCTGATAACGAAAATCTACCAGACCTTCGGGCGTCTGGACGGGATCGTCCACGGCGCCGGGATCGTGGAGGACAAGCTTCTCGAAGACAAACAGCCTGATTCGTTCGACCGCGTCTTCGACACGAAGACGGAAAGCGCTTTTATCCTGAGCCGCGCGATCAGGGCCGAGTCATTGAAATTCATCGTCTTCTTCACGTCGGTGGCGGGTTGTTTCGGGAACCGGGGGCAATCGGACTACGCAGCGGCCAACGAAATCGTGAACAAACTTGCGATCTACTTCGACATGCAGTGGAGCGGCCGCGTCGTGGCAATCAACTGGGGGCCGTGGAGAAAAATCGGTATGGTCAGCCCGGCGCTGGAAATACAGTTCGCGGAACGCGGCATCCAGTTGATTCCGCCTGCAATAGGGTGCCGGATGCTGCTTGACGAGTTGAAGTACGGGCAAAAGGGAATTGCCGAGATCGTTATAGGGAACGGGCCGTGGATGAAATAG